In Halopseudomonas xinjiangensis, a single genomic region encodes these proteins:
- a CDS encoding 23S rRNA (adenine(2030)-N(6))-methyltransferase RlmJ yields the protein MNYRHSYHAGNHADVFKHAVLLRMVRLLQRKDAPFCYLDSHAGTAMYDLQGEAASKTGEYVDGIGRLFDRDDLPGLFADYRDAVARHNPSGSLRLYPGSPQIVADALREQDRMILSELHPEDAATLKSQFDSQPSIAVHERDGYELPKAFLPVAEKRALWLLDPPFEKTDELDRCVEMVQLAIQRMRQTVVALWYPIKDERLLRGFYRNMSEAGLPKVLRIELSVRPTDTRLGLNGSGLMLVNPPWPLWEELDVALPWLAGMLAQSGEGGWRMDWLAGQP from the coding sequence ATGAATTACCGCCACAGCTACCACGCCGGCAATCACGCTGACGTATTCAAGCATGCCGTTCTGCTGCGCATGGTTCGCCTGTTGCAGCGCAAGGATGCTCCGTTCTGCTATCTCGATAGTCACGCGGGTACGGCTATGTACGATCTGCAAGGCGAGGCGGCCAGCAAAACCGGCGAATACGTAGACGGCATCGGCCGGTTGTTCGACCGCGACGATCTCCCCGGGCTGTTTGCCGACTATCGGGATGCTGTCGCCCGTCACAATCCCAGCGGTTCGCTGCGCCTGTACCCGGGGTCGCCACAGATCGTCGCCGATGCCCTGCGAGAGCAGGACCGGATGATTCTCAGTGAATTGCATCCCGAGGATGCGGCGACGCTCAAGAGCCAGTTCGACTCTCAGCCTTCTATAGCCGTACATGAGCGTGACGGTTACGAGCTGCCCAAGGCTTTTTTGCCCGTGGCTGAGAAGCGTGCGCTCTGGCTGCTCGATCCTCCGTTCGAAAAGACCGACGAACTCGACCGTTGCGTCGAAATGGTCCAACTGGCGATCCAGCGGATGCGCCAGACGGTGGTTGCGCTTTGGTATCCAATCAAGGATGAACGACTGTTGCGGGGCTTTTACCGCAACATGAGCGAAGCGGGGCTGCCCAAGGTGCTGCGCATCGAACTCAGTGTGCGACCGACGGACACGCGCCTGGGCCTCAATGGTTCAGGGCTGATGCTGGTGAATCCGCCGTGGCCGCTGTGGGAGGAGCTGGACGTAGCGCTGCCATGGCTGGCTGGCATGCTGGCCCAGTCAGGTGAGGGTGGCTGGCGTATGGACTGGCTCGCCGGGCAACCGTAG